The Tenrec ecaudatus isolate mTenEca1 chromosome 4, mTenEca1.hap1, whole genome shotgun sequence region atcaggaggaagtgttacaaagttctttcagatctgctaataaatgcccaaaggaacATACCACtccaacccaaaggcattcagctcttgTGAGTCAGCAAACCCACCTCCCTGCACCacgtgcccagaggcactcagctccacctcggtgggtcagcaagcccaacttcccTGATTAAGGCCGCAGAGGGCCCCCacgccacaagccagcctcctgcacagtaGCCCTCAGCTTTGAttgctccatgggctgggaagttcATGActttgttccatgctctggctcctggttctgctgctgctgctcgtgTGATGGTGTCGCTGTCATCTGgacccaggaggttcactgtgcagggctCCAAAGGACACACTTCACTGCTAGTTCTTGTGGATAATGAACTCTCTCCCGTTTTATACACAGCAAGACggcattctgagaactcctgttcacaatgactcacaagtgaatcctatgagcatcttccccccaccctcttagCAGCATCATGCAGGAAAAggtcgtttggtgggagttagagaattCGGCAAGAAGAGCCACGTTAAATCATACTCTCTGCCCCTGAAAAAGTTAAGCCGTTCGAAGTTGCACGCTGGAATGGCCAGGTCTGTGGACCACAGCCAGTGGGTGTAAGCAGATGTGCCCTGGCCCTTGCAAAGCAGCACTACTTCCTGCAAGGTTCTTCCAAGCAAGGAGCCCCTGGTAAGGCAAGCAGCCCACACACTCAACTGCTACCTGGAAGGAGGGCCCAGTCCACCTAGAGgggcctcggaagaaaggtctggctatcTCTTTCTAAAACCTTGGAAGCCTTGTGCGGTACAGTTGCACTCAGACACACGTGGGATTGcctttgccatgaatcagaaatgGGCCCCAGGGAGTAGGGTCAGTGCCCACCAGCCAGCCaagctccctccctctttccaggTCTCGTGGACTCTTTTCTGACCCAGACACACTAGCCCTGGGGATGCAAGCCCCGCCTTCTCCGCTCAGCCCAGACAGAGCCACTGGAAGACGTGGCCCCCTGAggcccagaggctatatctgtgTCAGTGTCCAAAGACAAGAACGTGGGTCAAGGGGACTCATGGCAGGGGCCTGGACTTGCTTTCCTCTCGGAGCACTTCTCCGGGATGGCAGTGTCTTCCCCCATACATGGGGGGTCACTCGCAGCCTGCCTTCCTAACTGCCTGTGGAAGACAATGAGTGAGGGAGAGCTGTTCCCTTCCATAAATCCTAGCCCAAATATGTAACTAGCCCAACCAATGCTAGCATAACAAAAGCAGCTAACAACTATGAGCGAGATCATAGTGACCATCATAACATAAATTCTCTCAGACATCTCTCCCAATAACCCTGAAAACAAATACCCACCCCACAGCCCATTCACTGATGTAGGAATTAAAGTTCCGAGATTAAGAGCAATACAGAGAGAAGGTAGCAGGTAACTCGGAACTGAATCCAAAGCCCTAACCCCTGGCTCCTCGAATCCAtttctttccccaccccaccccccgattcattcattcattaacaGACATTTATTGAACGCCTACTAGGTGCCTGTCCCAAAGATAAGTCACTATCCGCAGCTTCAGAGATGAGCAAGCAGCCCTTAATCCCAAACATGTGGAGGAGGAACTCACCAAGTGACAAGGGAGCCCCTTCCTCCCACTTCCGTCCATTTGACCTTTCAGTGGTCGGTGACTGCCTGTTCACCGGTTCATTCACCTTTATTCCTCTTTACCTCTCTTTGTTTTCTCTCATCTTCAACGATTTTTGTATAAATGTATTTTGCAGGTGACACGGTGTCACCTGGTATTCAGTCAGATCCAAGGGCAGAACCCTTGTTTATGATCAACCAGCTATCAGCCTTCTCCCCTAAAGTCATCTCTGTTTAGGGGACCGGGTGTGACTCTCCACCTCTACTGTCGGTTAATCTCACCTGCGCATCCCTTTACGGCTTACACAGAGACTGGGGTCCAGGGTTACTAAAATCCAGATGGCTGGACAGCGCATACTGACCCTTTTTAATGCTATGCAGCTCACTTTGAAACAGAATCCTGGGTGGTGGTGTCACCCACGCAGCTGCTCACCCAGAGGGCGGAGGTCCGTGGTGCTTTAGAAGGAGTGCGgggcgatctacttctgaaaactctgCCACCCAGTTCTACTCGGGCAcccgaggtcaccatgagtcagaatcggcacGGTGGGCAACCTCTCTGTTTGCTGGTTTGGGCAccctgcatgcctgcctacctgggaCACCCTCCAGGCAGGCCTCTGCCCTCTTGCTTCCTCCACTGGACCATTCATTCCCTCCTCCTCAGCTCGCTCTCTCTTCACAGAAATGGTTCCTCTTCGCAGGGCTCTCAGGCCCCTCTGTTTAAGATAGACACGCTCTCAGACCCCACTCTCCACCCAGTGTCCTGCTGCCCTCACGGCGCTCAAATCATCAGTGCTCTGTTGACGACCTGGTGCCTTAACTTCCCCGTTAGTCCCCCGTGTCCTCCTCAACAGGCCTAGGGCCCCAGCCCTAACCCAGAGCCGGACAGAGTAAGTGCCCAGGGGTGGACAGACGTGCTCCTTTAAAGACAAATAGCATGTCCTGAGCACCttggcccctcccacccactgttgTTGGATGCACGGAGTCCGATCGATTCAGGGGGACACCTGTACCAAGGTTCAACTGTCCCGTAAGGCTCCAGAAGCAGGTCTTCCGTGCAATGGCTGGGCAGGTTCAAACTATCACCTTTCGGTCAGTCATCAAGCACTTAACTGTGGCACATTTCCCACTTACTAATTACCCTTTAAGTCTGCCGTTCtcaaacctgtgggtcgcgacccctttgggggtcaaacgaccttttcacaggggtcacctgattcagaacagtagcaaaatgacagtgatgaagtagcaatgaaaataattatatgactggaggggtcaccaccacatgaggaactgtatgaaagggtcgtggcattcggaaggttgaggaccactgctttaaGTTCTCTGTGCCTTCTACAACAAAAATGAATGTTTTCTCATTTGGGTGGGGCCTGAGGTTTGAGCGTGGCCTCTACACCCCTTTCCACTAAATGCACTGCTATAAATGTGGAGACCACGTCCCAAAGGATGGCTGGTGGGGTTCCCGTTCATACATGCAGGGGTTCACTCCACCCCAAacaatccactggcctgtgagcggggagtggctgcagacaagttcgctCAATAATACTCTTGTCATAGGCTAGTTAGGGGGCTttcagggtggggggaaggatacTTTTTTGTGCCATAGAAAATGTGGATTCTGAGATCAGGGTGAATATTACATCTTGAACAAACTCAAATGGGCATCGTCCAAATCGTCAAAGCTTCGCAGCACATTTACGGAGGTGCTGCCTCACGGAAACCACACTTTAAACGTGAATCGGGTGTTTTAAGGAAGGCCAGAAAGACCCTGAAGattaattcaaggcagagagctcAGCTCAGGTTATGGCTACTGTTTTGGGAGGATCCTCAAAGTGCGGTGTTGATAGATTCTCTTGAAGGACCCAGAATGATGATGGGGGGGCTTTCTTATGAAGATGTCTTAAGAAAAGTCTAGATTGCACTGCGGAGCAAAAGGCCAGGGAAGGGCACTGAGAGGGATGTGGGCTTCTTTTCCCACCATGACAAGGTTCCTTCCCTGGGGAACTTACTCTTCTGCCCTACAGCCCCGATCTTGCCCCTGCAGGCGGCCTCTTGTTCACTTAAAAGAAACAcgatttgagtcccttgaagatGCCCAAATCCCCTTTTCGCTGTGGTGTAAATCAAACAACACAGAATTTCGCAGAGAGGGTCCTGGACGCactgggccaccagagctcctgctccAGAAGTGTGCGGACCCAGGTGGGGCGGACGGACCCAGGTGGGGCGGACGCATGCTGAGAAACAGCAGCTTCGCATTTCTGATACTCTGGGTTCGTGAACGCTTCTAAGATTTGTCGCGGTGCTTTCTGCTTACCCTGGTCTTCCATTTCAGACGCAGATTCCAGTTGCTTAAAAACAAGTGGCATCAAAAGTCAAGACTGCCACGGTCACAGTCGAACAAGTAAGTACTGGGCGCTGTTTCTCCTTCCCGGCATCGACGGCCACGGGCAGAGCCAGCTCTTTCCCACAGGAGAAGTAGAGAGAGGCGCACGTGTTCTCAAGAGCAAATGGATTTTCTTTCCCTTGGAAATGGTGATCATCAGGATTAAAATAGGAAGTTTCCAACCGTGTTGTATTTCTAAATAAGTGTTTACTTTTTCTGgggccaagaaaaaaaaaagtctagagTTGAGTCCTGAGAGGAGAATCCCATGAGCCTTTTCGGTAGAAAGATAAATCGACCCAGCACTGAGTCAAGCCTGCAATTCGCAGCTCTGCTCTGCGTGGCGAACACTttctgcctgctaggtaaagtccACTTGATGGGCTTTAAGTCAACGAATCCCCACAACCTATCTAGGTAGGTACCCTCATCATCCCCACTTCAGAGGAGCTCGCTAGAGGATGAAGTCACTTGCCCAGGGTTACAGAGCTAAGGAGAGGCGATTTCAGGACCCAGCCCCGGGATAACATGCAGCGCAAGACAGACCAGGGTTTCATAAAAAAAACCGACTGTAGAGTTGGTTCGCGCAGACAGTGTGGCTATGACATCTCACGGCCCCAAGAAAGAAGGACGAGAGACTATTTGATTGTCCTGTCACCAAACCCACGGTCCCGCAAGCTCCCTGGAGCAGGGAGTGCCCACTCAGTGTgtacttggtgtgtgtgtgtgtgtgtgtgtgtgtgtgtgtgtgtgtgtgtgctgcggCTGCGCTAATGGAAGACAGACACTTCACAGCTCGTTCtgggtagaaagctcagtctgagTCAGGATAGTCACCACATAGCACCAATTCTCCTGGGTTTGCGTTGCTGGGCGGGTGGACGCCGTACCAGCCAGGTGGCCCATTGCGGGCAGATTTCGAGGGCACTTTCAGattgagacagactaggaagaaaagtctgaCGATCGCTTTCCAAAAAGCATCCAGGGGAACCTAATGAATCACAGTAGAATAGGGTCAGACGCAGTGTGGGCAGGTAGACAGTGGTGGTGAAGCCAGGTTGGCGTTTCTCTGTGCGGTACGTGCGTCCCGGGAAGCTGTGCTGACCGACAGGCAAGCAACCACCGTGACCGACCGACCGACCGTGCAAGTCATCAATAAAATaacttcttcctttcttcccctcgAAGGCCTGCAAAGCTCTCACCTATGGGAATTCGTGCGTGACCTGCTCCTCTCGCCAGAAGAAAACTGCGGCATCCTGGAATGGGAGGATCGGGAACAAGGCATCTTTCGGGTGGTCAAATCTGAGGCCCTGGCCAAGATGTGGGGGCAAAGGAAGAAAAACGACAGGATGACGTACGAGAAGCTGAGCAGGGCTCTAAGGTAAACGAGCAGACCGAGGCAGCCGGAGCCTCCGCGCCCAGTTATGTAAAACGGCCGGACAAACTCAAACACGGTTTTCTTGGCGCCTTTTGcttgccaaccaaaaggtcacgAGACAAAACCCGGGTTCTTAGTTACCGGGAGGATTACGGTTTGTAAACTGACCCGCCTTGGCACGTCTTCTCCGGGGCTCGCTCTGAACCCAGGCCCTgtcacacacagatgcacaaaaTACAGGGAGGCTCAGTCTTGCAGATGTCTGGGAAAGGTTTAAGTGTAAGCTGATCGTGGGGTGTGGAAATTCCAGGGTAACCAGAGAGTGGCCTTGTCACCGGAGAGGCAGGGGGCACGGGCGGGCTCCTCGGCTCTGCTGCTTTCCTGGCGCTGCCAACCGCGTCTGCTGCCTTTTGCAGGTACTACTACAAGACGGGCATTCTGGAACGGGTCGACCGAAGGTTAGTGTACAAGTTTGGAAAAAATGCTCACGGCTGGCAGGAAGACAAGCTCTGAGTTGCGCCGCGCACCGAGCTCGCTGTGTGGATGTCGCGTTCAGAACCAATCGGGTTGCAATAGACATTTGAAAAGTCCTGTATTCTTGTCTTgtcgtttctttttgttgttgttttgaaacCTGCAAACATGCTGATAACATTTCCTCCACCTCTCAGCtcccctttggatttggatttcttGCTGTCCACTTGGGGGAGTGGGGGCGGCGAATTGTAGCAACCTTCATGAAATCCTTTTTTTTGGCCCCCCTTGCCCAAGAGGAGATAATCCTCTGTTGTCGAGTTACAATTACCAATGTCATTGCCACTACCACATCGTCATCATCATGTGCTTCTGCCCCGAGAGACGCAGGCCAGGCTCCCACCCCAACGGGTCAATGATGTTCAACAAAGGAAGATGACTAGTTTGTAGTTAATAGAATAGGAGAGGTTAACACATGCGTAGTTGAGGTTTTAAATCATTAAAGACAGATTCCATGGGATTGGGGGCAGCCCTTCATTCATGGAAGAGCTAAGCCATCAAATTTGGATACTAGTTGGATTGACCGTAGATTATTACAAGGTTTCTTGACCAGAGCACCTATCTGGCCGCTCAGGGAGAATCCCCGCTGGCTACCCTTCTAGACTCTTCAAATCATTCCCCTTAGGAATGGTTATTGAGTTTATGCCCTGTCCTGCCCTGCCTACCTGGTGGCTGGCATTGAATAGGGGCAGTCAGTGCACAGACACTCAAGTCCATCGCCCAAGCGCTGCCTGTCTGTGATTCGAGCCATCCAAACAATAGAACGGTCatccattgtgtctgtctggggtGGAGATGTTCAACCTTCCTTGGATAGGAAATGTCCGGATTACTCCATAATAGCCAATGACATTGTGAGTCTCTTACCCTGTCTTCCTACCTGACGTGTACTCCAGCTCGAAACACAGAATTCCTTGGCAAATAtacagtgacagtgaattgacaCCAGTAAATGTTCCCGGGTTAAAGTCTGCACTGTCGCTTGCTCCTCAGTCACTGGTTTGTAAGTCCTGGAGGGCCGACGATGTGGCCTGCGCCCCTGACTGGCCCTCACTACAGGCAGAAGCACTGAGTGAAGAGGCACTGACTGGCCTGAAGATCTCCATAGTTAGTGCTTAACTGCAAATGCTAACTCGTTCTAAACAAAAAATGTGAATTGCTGTGAAATAATCTATTTTTGGATTCATGTGTTTTTCAGGTGGATATAGTTTGTACACAATGTGAATAAAATATTTAACACATTAAATTGTCTCTGTCTGGTTAAATTCTGCAAGACAGACTCAGCGAGGCACTGGCAACCAGGAAAACCTTTGCGGACTCTTCAATTCCGAGTCATGAGGGGTTAGGATAGTgttttaaagcagcggttctcagcctgtgggttgcgacccctttgggggatcaaacgaccctttcacaggggtctccagattcagaacagtagcaaaatgacagttttgaaatagcaatgaatattattttatggttgggggggctgttaccacaacatgaggaactgtatgaaagagttaaggcattaggaaggttgagaaccactgttttaaagacTTCAAATACAAGGGCGCTCCAAGAAGTCCATGGGGGAAATTCCACTACCTTTCCATTCCCCTTTTGCACAAGCTCTTTGCAGCTCCCTTGTATGCTGGGAGATGCTACTCATTACCATTTAAATCACCAGACAGAGGTCCCATCAGAGAATGGACACTGAGCTCACGTGTCCTTACGATGTTGTTTGGCACATACACCCAGACCATTGGAGGTacaatgtatgtgtgtgaggggcttcagaaaaactcgtggagaaatggaattaaaagataatggcatttttaaAATCCCTTCATGGATATGTGTTTATATACCTACATCTATACTTTTTTTGGCTTGTTATTTTGAGGTTTTAGATGATCTCTGTAAATTACttgctttatttaaaaatcaggagGTTAAGATTAAAAATTCAGAAAATCAGCTTCTCTTTAAAAAGAAGGTTAAAGAGCTTGTTTCTCCAGGCACGTGTGACAATAAGTAGAAGCAGCCCCTTCAGACGGAGCAGCTGGTCACCACTGCTGCCTTCTGGACCATTTTGcttgttgtttttcatttttgttttttcacgtcagaatgttaaaaaaaaagttttattgccaCTTCAATTGGCACACAATTCAATATTTcggtcatattaaaaagagttgtgcaatcaccaccacaatcaattttagaatgtcttttgcctccgcaCCCCTGTTGGAGAGAGCTGCCTCCGCTCTACCACATGCATTGTTGGCTCgtccaaccccctcaccctctaTCCCCGACCCCCACGTCCCCTATAAACCCTCGTACCTGTTCTTATCTCTATACAACCAGCCCTGTGCTTTACAAACAG contains the following coding sequences:
- the ELF5 gene encoding ETS-related transcription factor Elf-5 isoform X3 codes for the protein MLDSVTHSTFLPNASFCDPLMSWTDLFSSEEYYPAFEHQTGYSFFNDAEDTKAAIKDYADSSCLKTSGIKSQDCHGHSRTSLQSSHLWEFVRDLLLSPEENCGILEWEDREQGIFRVVKSEALAKMWGQRKKNDRMTYEKLSRALRYYYKTGILERVDRRLVYKFGKNAHGWQEDKL
- the ELF5 gene encoding ETS-related transcription factor Elf-5 isoform X2; translation: MLDSVTHSTFLPNASFCDPLMSWTDLFSSEEYYPAFEHQTDADSSCLKTSGIKSQDCHGHSRTSLQSSHLWEFVRDLLLSPEENCGILEWEDREQGIFRVVKSEALAKMWGQRKKNDRMTYEKLSRALRYYYKTGILERVDRRLVYKFGKNAHGWQEDKL